One window of Medicago truncatula cultivar Jemalong A17 chromosome 2, MtrunA17r5.0-ANR, whole genome shotgun sequence genomic DNA carries:
- the LOC11433876 gene encoding uncharacterized protein has translation MVMVLGTEEHVVENGWSPIGAPLNVQRDDHQQQPQQQHWSNNNSNNFDSSVNAVSFGFVATAVLISMFLLMAIFERFLAPSSQALFPNLRRNRRAVESPIRKLGHHQSPKMNIFTSWVSVLMPGDEIPTFIAHPAPIPCCPERISWPSHQHTTLSCSTSNVLPSNNNINQV, from the exons ATGGTAATGGTACTCGGAACAGAGGAGCATGTTGTTGAGAATGGTTGGAGTCCAATAGGGGCCCCACTAAATGTACAAAGAGatgatcatcaacaacaaccacaacaacaacattggagtaacaacaacagcaacaacttTGATAGTTCTGTTAATGCTGTCTCCTTTGGTTTTGTTGCTACTGCTGTTCTTATTTCAATGTTCTTACTCATGgccatttttgaaaggtttCTTGCACCTTCTTCACAAGCTTTGTTTCCTAATCTTCGCCGGAACCGTCGTGCCGTTGAGTCTCCGATCAGAAAACTTGGTCACCACCAATCACCTAAA ATGAATATTTTTACTAGCTGGGTTTCGGTTTTAATGCCTGGAGATGAGATTCCTACATTCATTGCTCACCCTGCGCCGATACCGTGTTGTCCGGAACGAATTTCATGGCCTTCCCATCAGCATACAACATTGTCTTGTTCCACTTCCAATGTCCTgcctagtaataataatatcaacCAAGTATGA